The sequence CCGGGCTGCAGCGCCTCCTGTCGGACCGCTGCGGGCTCCGGCGTGCCGGCGTTCCTGCCGTTTCTCACGCCACCCATGGGTGCGGCAGTCTACACACAACGATGCCCGTTCCGGCTGTTACTGTCCTCCTCCCCGCGCGAAACGCCGAAGCCACCGTGGCCCGCGCCGTCCGCAGCCTCTTGACGGGCACCCTCCGCGACCTCCGTGTGTTCGCGGTGGACGACGGCTCCACGGACGGTACGCGTGAAGTGCTGACCGACCTGGCGGCGAGCGACTCCCGCGTGGAAGTCCTTGACGGCCGGGGCCGTGGCCTGGTGGCGGCGCTGAACCTGGCGCTGCGTGAAGCCACCTCCCCCTACGTCGCCCGGATGGACGCGGATGACGAAGCCCTTCCCAAACGCCTGGAGGCAAGCCTCACCGCCCTGGAAGCGGAACCCGGGTTGGCCGGCGTGGGAACGGCCGTGGAGCTGTTCCGGGATGACAAACCCGTGAGCCCCTCGCTCCAGGCCTATGCCACGTGGCTCAGCGGGCTGACCACCGCGGAGCGACTCGACCGGGAGCGCTTCATCGAAAGCCCCCTGTGCCACCCTTCCGTCTGCCTGCGCCGGGACGCCCTGGTGGCCGCGGGAGGCTGGCAGGACGGCGACTTCCCGGAGGACTACGCGCTGTGGCTGGAGCTGTTGGACCGGGGCTTCGGGCTGCGCAACCTGCCCGAGGTATTGCTTCGCTGGCGCGACAGCGACGGGCGGATGACGCGAACGGACCCGCGCTATGCCGTCAAGCGCTTCCTGTGGACGAAGGCGCGCTACCTGACGCGAGGCCGTGGCCCCCTGGCGGACGGGCGCCCCTGCACGGTGTGGGGCGCGGGCCCGAGCGGCAAGACGCTGACGCACTTCCTCCACGAGGAAGGCGTCCGCGTGCGGCGCTACGTGGAGGTCCACCCTCGCAAGGTGGGCACGCGCATCCATGGCATCCCGGTCATCTCCCCCCAGGAGCTCGGCGCCCCCGGGGATGGACACCTGTTGGTGTGCGTGGGCGTCCGCTGGGCCCGCGCGGAGATTCGCGAGGACCTCATCGGACGGGGCTGGGTGGAGGGTCGCGACTTCACCTGCGCGGCGTGAGGACTCACTCAGCGCCACGAATGGCGCCCGAGGGCGCCGGCACGCCAGCGGCCAGGAAGAACCGCATCAGGTCCTCCGGCACCGGCGCCTCGATTCGCAGCAACTTCCCCGTGCGCGGATGTCCCAGCTCCAGGGCCTGGGCATGCAGCAAGCACCGCGCTGCCTCCACGCCTTCCGCCCGGGCCGCACCACCGTAGCGCGCGTCCCCCAGAATCGGAGCGCCCAGCGCCGTCAGGTGCGCGCGGAGCTGATGCGTGCGGCCCGTGTGCGGCAGCAGCTCGACGACACAGAACGCCGGCCCCGATGACAGCGTGTGGAAGTCCGTCAGCGCGGGTACACCATTGGCCGCCCGGGTCGCCCGCCAGCGGCCAGGGCGCGACGGGTCCTTGGACAACGGCAGGTCCACCGTGCCCGACGGGGGCAAACCCGGCCCGGTGGCCGCGACGTAGCGCTTTCGCGCCCGCCCCTCCCGGAACTCGGCCGCCAGCGCCGACGTGGCCTCCGCCGTCTTCCCGAACACCGTCACGCCGGACGTCTCCCGGTCCAGGCGGTGCACCAACCCCGCGGGGCGTCCCAGCTTCGCCCCCACCAGGTCCACCAGGCTGTCCCCCACGCGCCCCTCGGTGGGCTGCGCGGACACGCCGGCCGGCTTGTCTACCGCGATGACGTCCGCGTCCTCGTACAGCACACGCAGCTCGGGGGCGGGGGGCGCCTCGGACAGGGGGCTCTGCCCGCCCTCCTCCAGCACTACCGTCACCACCTGCCCAGCCGTCAGCCGCGCATTCGCATCCCGGCTCCGCTTGCCCGCCACGTAGACGGCGCCCACCTCCACCAGCCCCCGCGCCCCCGGCTCGGGCAGTCCCAATTCATCCGCGACCGCGCGGGCCACGGCCTTCCCCACCAACGCCCCTTCCACCCGGAACGTCCGGCGCTTCATGCCGCCACCTCGCCCACCGGGCGGACAGCCTCCGCGTACGAGCCCGCGCCATGCGCCACGTGCTCCGGCACGCCGCCCCCCAGCCCTGTGTCCACCGCAGATGTCATGCGGCGGCACTCTACGCGCGCATCGCCCTTTCGCGCCGCCCGCTTCCTGTTACCTTCCGCGCCCCCATGGACCGTCCCCTGCACTCCGTCCGTACGCGGCTGGACGACTTCCTCGCCGAGCTCGCCACGCTGAACTACCGGCAAGGCGCCGGGCTCGCGCTGGATGTTTCCCCCAGCCAGCTCCACGCCTCCTTCCCCGAGCTGTCGTCTCCGGACACCTTCGCCGCCGCCAACGAGGCGCTCGCCAAGGCCCAATCGAAGAACGAGCCCCTCACCGTCCGCCGCATCCGACTGGTGCGTGAGCTGGTGGCCTCGCACGTCGAGGACGCGCTCGCCGCCCGTCACGTGGAGGCCATTGCCTCGCTGGAGGCCCAGGCCCGGCTGATGGTGGACGACCAGACCTACTCCTTCGGCGAGGCGCTGGGCCGCATTCCCCACGAGTCCGCCCGGGGCCGCCGCGCCCTGCTGGAGCGCGCCACCGGCGAGTTCCTCTGGCAGAACCGCACCCGCTACGGGGACCGGCGCGATGCGGCCCTGCACGCCGCGGAGCAGCTGGGCGCGAAGAACTACCCCGCCCTGCGCCAGGACGTCACCGGCATCGACTTCGCCAGGCTGGCCGAGTCCGCCGCGACGATGCTCGCGCGCACGGAGGACGCCTACCGCGACGTGCTCGCCTACGTCCTCAAGAAGGTGGACCCGCTGCTGCGTCCACTGCCCGGCGGAGAGGCCCGCAGGCATGACTTGCAGGCCGCGCTCCAGGCCCCGTGGATGGACGGCTTCTTCCGACGCGAGGACGCCTTCCCCGCCGTGGTGCGCTGGCTGGGCGAGTGGGGCCTGACGCCCAACGCCGGAGGCCGCATCCGCATCGACGACGAGGCCCGGCCCGGCAAGTCACCGCGCCCCTTCGTCGCCGTGGTGCGCGTGCCGGACGACATCCGCCTGGTGCTCCAGCCTCGCGGCGGCATCGACGGGCTGGCCAGCCTGCTCCATGAGATGGGCCACGCGCAGCACCGCGCCCACGTCTCCGACACGCTGCCCATGGAGCTGCGCCGGCTGGGCGACGCGTCCGTGACGGAGGCACACGCCGCCGTCTTCGAGCGGATGCTCCTGTCCCCCGAGTGGCTCAAGCGCTACCTGGGACTGCCCACCGTGGCCGCGCGGGACACGGTGCGACTGGCCGCCTTCCAGGCCCTCACGCTGCTGCGGCGTCACGCGGCCAAGCTGACCTACGAGCTGTCCCTGACGCAGCGGGGCGCCTCCACGGAACGCGCGGACGAATACGCCGACGGGCAGCGCCATGCGCTCTTCGTCGAGCCACACCCTGGCTTCTTCCTCCACGACATGGACCCGCAACTATACGTGGCGCACTACCTGCGGTCCTGGGCCCTGGAGACCCAGCTCACCGCGCGCCTCACGGAGCGGTTCAACGAGGACTATTGGAGGAACCCCGCGGCCGCCGCCTGGTTGAAGGGGCTGTACGCGCGTGGGGGCACTGATGATGCGGAAGGACTGGCCACGGAGACGTCAGGCACGCCGTTGGCGTTGCCCGAGGCCGGGGAGCGCCTCGTGGCCATCCTCAACCGGTAGGGGACACCCGCGAGACGACTACTTCTTCTTGCGGAGCGCCCGGACAATCTTGTCCTTGGTGGGATTGGCGGCGGCATCCCGTGCGCGCGTGGCGGCGACGGGCTTGCTGCTGGCGGTGGCCGCGGGCTTGCCACCCGCGCGAGCGCGCATCGCCTTCATCAGCTGCATCTCGATGAGGAGCAGCTCGTCGCCCAGCTCCTGGTTGTTACCAGCGGCACGGGGCAGCGGTGCACGGGTGCTGGAAGCGCCAGCACCGTGGCGCATGCGCAGAACCTTCTCCTCTTCGGCCGAAAGCGTACGCGCCTTCTCCAGCGCCGCTTTGACCTCCTTGGCCGTCACCGTGCTACTTCCGACCTTGCGCTCCATCGCCGCTCCCTTGCTGTGAAGCCCCGCTGAACATCCGAGCATGTCGGACGCGTCCGGGCCGCAACCGTCGAGGATTGTAGAGGACGCAAGAGTCAGCGCAAATTTTCTTCCAACATCTCGCTGCCGAGATGTAGCGCCGCCCCCTCCACCCCCGTCCGGGATACCCCGGAGTCCCGGCCGGCCGTTCACCAGGCAACGGCGCCCGGAAAGAGCGCCGGAACCACGTCAGGTGCCCTCTTCGTCCTCGGGCTCTGGGGCAGACTCCGGGCTGGCCGAATCCGAATCCGAGGGCTTCTTGCGCTGGATACCGAAGCTGTCGAGCGCGTCGGCGATGCCCTGGGGCTTGTCCGCGTCCGGGAGGAAACCCTCGGGCGGCTGGAGCCGTGGGTCCTTGCCTACCTCGGTGAGGGCGGCCTCCAGCGTCAGGCGCAGCTCGGCCGCCTCGGGCGTCTTGTCCCCGGGCACACCCATGCGCCCGTCCAGCCGGGCCTTGAGGACCACGGAGGTGGCGGAATCCACCAGCACCTCGCCGTCCAGCGAGCGCGGCAGGCGGTGGGCGAAGAAGTTGGCCCGGCGGACCGTCGTCTCGTCCGCGCCCCCCTTCTTGGCCTGGGGCATGGGCGGCAAGGGCCGGGACGCCTCCGCCTGGGCGGCGGGGGCCAGCGTCACCACGTAGCGCCAGGCCGTGCGGCCCTCGTGGGTGACGGTGCCCTCGGGCGTCAGCTTGATGCGCCCCTGGAAGAGGCTGTCGAAGTCGCGGATGGCGCCGGTCAGCTCCGCGCGGGTGCGCTCGGCCATGCCTCGGTCGCGCAGGCGCTGGCGGAAGGGGCCGTACCGGTTGCGGGCGAACACCTGCCCCCCCACACGCATCACCTCCAGGCCCTGGTCCCGGGAGTTCTCCAGCACGCCGTGGAAATCCCCGCTGACCCCGCCCGGGCCGGCGCGGAAGGTGCGCGTCTCGGTGAGCTTCACGGGGATGGAGGCCTCGGAGGTCCACTCGTACCCCAGCGTCGCCTGGTAGCGGTGGGGGCCCAGACGCTCGGTCACCTCGGCGGCGTCCATGCCCAGGATGCGGCGCGCCACCTGGGGGTTGTCCGCGACGTCCTCGGGGGGCAGCTTTTCCTTCGCGGACGCCACCACCTTGGGCGGGTCCTCCGGCGAGAAGATGCGTGCCTTGGCCGCCTTGTCGACCGGGTCCGAGCAGCCGACGGCGGCCAGCGCCACGGCAAGGGTGAAGGCGGACTTCTTCAGACGGCTCACGACTCCTCCGGGAGGGTACGACCAGGCCGGCAAGTTACGTGGGGCATACACGAGCAGCAAGCAGTGGCTTGCGTGCGGCCGTGCAAGGGATAGAACGCCCAACTCATGCAGAACCTGCGCGACAAGCTATTGAAGGCGGGCCTCGTCACCGAGGACCAGGCCAAGAAGGTGGAGTCGAAGCCCAGCCAGGCGGAAGCCCGGCGGCCCGGACCCCAGGAGGGCGGCCGTTCAGGCGGCAACCGTCCTCCCCCCCGCCGTGATGACAACCGGACACCAGGCGGCCCGCCCCGAGGCGAGGGTGGAGGCCGTCCGAGTGGCGGCCGTGACGCCGGCCGTCGTGAGGGCGGCGGACGTCCAGGCGGCGGCTTCGGGGGTGCCCCCCGGCACGGCGGAGGTCCCCAGCACGGGCGGCCGGCCGCGGCGGCGGCGGAGCGGGCCATCCCCAAGCTGCCCCCCATGCCGGGCTCCAAGGCCTACCAGCGCGCCGAGTCCAAGCGGCAGGTGGAGCTGGACCGCGCCCTGCGCGAGTTGGTGCTGGGCTCCCAGGTCCCCGTCGAGGCGGGGGAGACGGCGTTCTACTTCATGACCCGCAAGGGCAAGCTGCGCCGGCTGGAGCTGAGCCCCGCGCAGGCGAAGCAGCTCGAGGAGGGCGAGCTGGGCGTGGTGGAGCGTCCCGAGCCCGCGCAGATCGAGCACTCGCTGGTGCCTTCGTCGGCGGCGGAGCAGATGTTCGCGCTGTCGAAGAAGTCGGTGCGCTTCCTCAACCGCAAGGAGAACCCCGTCGGCTTCATGAACGACGAGGAGCTCAAGGCCCAGCAGGCCGCCGAGGCGGCGGGCACCGCGCCCGAGCTGCCCGACGAGCCCGAAGGCGGCTCCGAAGCTTCGGCCGAGACCGCAGCCGAGGCCTCTGCCGAGACCGCGTCCGAGGGCGAGGCGGCCCCGACCGAGCCGAAGGCCCGCAGCGAAGAAGCCCAGAACGGCTGAGCCGGACACCGGCGTCTTCCCACCCTCCCCGTCCCTCGTGGATGTGGGGAGGGTGGCGATGCCGCCCGTGGCGGCAGCGCCACGCGGCCTTGGCACGTCCTGCTGCCAGCATGAGGGGCCGGCGCTAGGCTGGTCTCATGACGACGACCTCCAAGACGGTGGTGGTAACGGGCGCGAGCCGAGGCATTGGCCGCGCGGTGGCGCTGGCTTTCGCGAAGGCGGGCCATGACGTGTGGGCCCTGGCGCGTTCGACGGAAGCGCTGGAGTCGCTCCGGCAGGAAGGCGGCGAGCGCATCCGGCCGCTCGCGGTGGACGTGTCCGACGAAGCGGCGCTGGTTGCCGCGAGCCAGCGCATCCTCACCGAGGGTGCCCCGCGCGTGCTCGTGAACAACGCGGGCATCACCGTCTCCGCGCCCCTGACGAAGACGCGCACCGAGGACCTGGCCCGCGTCATGGCCGTCAACGTGACGGCGCCTTTCCTCCTCTGCCGCGAGCTGATGCCGGCCATGGCCCAAGCGGGCGGCGGACGCGTCATCAACATCGGCTCCATGGCCGCGGTGCGGGGCGTGAAGTACACGTCCGCGTATTGCGCGTCGAAGCATGCGCTGCTGGGCCTGACGCGCGCGCTCGCGGTGGAGTACGCGAAGAAGCAGGTCACGGTGAACATCGTGAATCCGGGCTGGGTGGAGACGGACATGTTCGCCGGTGCGACCTCGGCCATCAGCGCCTCCACGGGCCGCAGCGAGGAGCAGGCGCGCGAGGCCCTGGCGTCCATGAACGCCATGGGCCGCATCATCACGCCGGAGGAAGTCGCCGCGCTGTGCCTGTTCCTCGCGTCGGACGCGGCGGGCGGCATCACCGGCACGGCGTACGCCATCGACGGTGGCGAGCTGGGCTGAGACTTCACTCCCATTCCGCCTGACTGCCTGCCCGGCCGCCACCCGTGGCCGGGTGCGTTGCGCAGCGGGAATCCCATCCCCACTGTGCGCGACCACCCCGGCGACGAGCCGCGCGGTGGCCAGCAATCGGGAGGTGGGCGTGAGTGGACTGCGAAGCATGGTGCTGGGCGCGTGTCTGTGGGTGGGCTGTTCGTCGTCCGTGGAGGACGGAGCGGCGCCCACCCTCGAGACACCCGCGGATGTGACGCAAACGCCCACCCCTGGCGCTGAGACGCCCGCTCGGCAGGAGCCCACACCCGAGCCGCAGGTGCCGCCCCCGGCGACATCGGCGGCGTGCTCCGGACCGGATGGCACGGCGCGACTCGCGTGGAGCTACGACGCCGCGTGGAACCACACCGTGGACTTCCGGGGGACCATGGACGGGGACGGGCACACCTACTGGACGGAGTGCGAGAGCAGCTATTGGGTGGACAAGGACCCGAGCCAGCTCGCGTGTCAGCTCGTCTCCGTCACGTCTGAAGGGACCGAGCGCTACCGGCGCGACCTTCCGCCCCCGGGAGCCTGGGGCGTCCACACGGTGGCGGGGGGACAGCTCTTCGTCACGGGCCGGCTGGCCCTGCTCTCCGCTCGGGACAGCGCCACCGGACAGGAGCGCTGGAGCGTGTCGCTGGGGGCCGTGAAGGACGAAGACCCGCAGGCGCACCATGGGCTTCGCATCGAATCGCTCGTGCTCAGCCCGCCCTATCTGATTGCGCTGGTACACGACACGTTCGGAGACGCGGGCGCCGAGGACCTGCTCGTCGCGGTGCACGCGGAGACCGGCGCGGTGGCGTGGAAGGAGCCCGTGCCGCCCGTCCATGCGCCGCTGGTGGTGGATACGGAGGGCAACGTCTACGGCGGCGCCTCCGATGTCCTGGAGCAGCGGACGGACCTCTTCTCGTACGCGGCGGATGGGCAGCTCCGGTGGCGGACGCAGCGCACGGGCGTGCTCGAGCCCACGGCCGTGGACGGAGGGACGTTGATGCTGGGCCGCGCGGAGCTGGTGGACGCGGCCACGGGAGCGCCAATCGCCACGCTGGCGACCGCTTCCGCTGAGTCCTTCTATTACTCGCTGGGCCGCTCCAGCTCGACCTTCGGCCGCACGGCGATGCAGGCGGACCGGCTCCTGGTCCTGCCCGACATGCGGTGCACCACCGAGGGCTGCCCCACCACCACGCATCCGGGTGGCACGTTCCTCTATGGGCTGGACCCATCGAGCGGCGCGGTGCGCTGGCACCGGGCCGTGGGCACCTGGCCGATGTCACCGCTCCTCACCCAGCGTGGCTCGCTGCTGCTGGTGGACCGGCCCGTGGCCGAGACGTGCGGCGAGCACGCCTGCACCGGTGAGGACGCCGCGCTCGGTTCGTTCCTGCGGGAGCTGGACCAGGACGGGAACGAGTTGTCCGCCTGCGCGCTGCTGGGAAAGGCGCCGTACATCACCCCGCCCGCGCTGCACCGGGGACGCGTGGTGCTGGGGGCCTGGACGAACTGGAATGCCAACAATGACTGGACGCAGCGGATGAGCATCCGCGCCTTCGACATGACGGCGCCCGATGAGCCGGCCTCCAGCGGCTGGGTGAGCGCGGGCGGCGGCAATGCCCGCTCGGGCCAGACGAAGCCCACTGGCGCGGCGGCGCAGGCGCGCGCCCCAGGCCCACAAGCGCGCTAGAGCTGGTACCTGCCGACGATGGCGCTCAGCTCGGCGGACGCCGCGGAGAGCTGGATGGCGGACTGCTCGCTCGCGGCCATCCGGTCGACAATCTGGTCCGCCAGGTCGGCCATCGAGCTGAGCGCGGCGAACAGCTCCGCGATGCCCGCGTCCTGCTGGCTCACGGCCTCGGCGATGCTGCGCACCGTCTTGCCGTTGCTTTGGATGATGCCCGCCAGCGAGCGGAGGCTCTCGCCCGCCGCGCGCACCTGCTCCAGGCCACCTTCCACCTCGCGCGCGCCGCCCTCACTGGTGCTCACCGTCTGCGAGATGGCCCGGCCGATGTCGCTCAGGATGGACTGCACGCGCGTGGTCGCCCCCGCGGACTGGTCCGCCAGCGACCGCATCTGCCGCGCCACCACCGCGAAGGAACGACCCGAATCACCACTGCGCGCCGCCTCGATGGAAGCATTGAGCGCCAGCACGTTCGACTGGTCCGCCAGGTCCTTCACCGTGCGGGTGATGTCCCCCACCTGCCGCGTGCGCTGGTGCAACTCCGCGACGGTGCGGCCAATCTGCTCCACGTGCGACCGGATGTGCGTGAGCCCACCCACGCTGCCGGACACCGCGGCCTCGCCCGCCTCGCCAAAGCCACTGGCCTTGTCCGCCTCCCGCAGGATGACCTCCACGCGCCGCGCCGCCGCGCGCGAGGCTTCCTGGAGCTGCTGCGCCGCAATCTGCGTCTCATGCAGCGCCACCGCCTGCTGCGACACCGCCTCGTTCTGGACGGACGCGGACTCGGTGAGGTGCGTGGACGCCGTTTCGAGCTGCTCGGCCGAATGGCGCAGCGCCATCAACAGCTCGCGCAGCTGCGACATCAACTCCGAGAACGAACTGGCGAGCTGACCAATCTCATCCTTCGAGCGCACCGCCAGCGTCCCTCGGAAATCCCCCTCCGACACCATCCGCGTGGTGGCCACGGTCAGCTCGCGCAGAGGCTCCATCATCCGCCGCACCAGCAGGAAGATGGCCGTGCCCGCCGCCGCCGTGACGATGAGGCCCAGCAGCACCACGAGCAGCATCGACGCACGGAACTGCTCCGCTTCCTTCCCACCGTCACGCGTGAGCAGCAGCTCCACGCCCGGCCCCATCTCCACCCGGCGCAGCCGCAACGACACGCCATTCACCGACACCTCATCCGGCCGGCCCTTCCCCTCCAGTGCCGCGAGCAAGGCATCCTCAGGCACCGCGCTCAGCGCGTGCGCCACCGGCTTCCCGCCCACGGACAGCACGCCCTCCACACCGCGCTCGTCACGCAGCGCTTGGAGCTCCACCTCGCCCAGGACCCGCCCCAGCACCACGTACCCCGCGGTGCGGCCCTCGGCCGTCATCACGGGCTGCGCCACGGCCTGATGGGGCACTTCATCCACCAGGATGATGCGCGCGCCGCCCTCCTTCACCAGGGCCTCCATCCCCGACAGGGCCCCGGGTGGCGTGCCCACTCGCACACCCGCCGCGGTGTCCACCGCGAGCAGCAGGTCCACGCCCAGGAGCGACTGCTGCGCACGCAGCGAGGGCTCGAGCTGCTCCCCGCCCCCGGAGCCGCTCGACAGCACGGTCTGCAAGGGCGTGTCGGCCGCGGCGACGCGGGCCAGGGCCGTCAGCGAGCGCGCCTCCTGGGACAGGACGCGGCTCCACGCGGCTTCGTCTTGCGCCAGACGGGACGTGACGGCTTCGTGCGACCACGTCCGAAGCGACACGCCCGTGAGCGCGACGCTCAGCGTGGAGAGACAGAGGATGACCAGGGAGAGCGCTGCGGTCAGGCGCGCGGCAAGGCTGTGCGTCATTCGCTACAAGGCCAGGGGATGGGCGGGGGGGCGCCCAGTGGGGGGATGGCGAGCCTACCGCGACAGCGCCCGGCTGTTGAGCGAGGAACAACAGGTGGCAGGAATGACCCGGCAGCCTGTCTCGCATGACACAAATCGAGACCTACACCGATGTCGTGCACCTACGTCCTCGGCGTCGGCGCGCGCGGGGCCATGGACACTCACCCTGGCGTTGCATTGACCGGTGTGGAAGCGGCGCGTTTGCGTGCAGGGCATGCGCCCGACCTCCATTCCAGCGGCACTGGCCCTGCTTGCCCTCGCGCCCAGCGGACTTCGCGCGGCGGAGGCCGCCGGAGAGGCGCGCGCGAAGGCCGAGCCGCCTCACACGACGCGCAACTTCGGCAACCTGCGCGTGGGTGGCTCCACGGCGAACGGCAATGGCCGACCCGACCTGTGTCTGGAGTTGTCCCCCGTGGCGTTCCTGTCCGTGGAGAGCTGTGGCACGGGGAGCGGTTTCCTGCACGGCGACCCCGAGCCGGAGGTGGCGCACTTCCGCGCCAAGCTGCGGCTGGCCAGCTTCGACGTGGAGCGCTGGGGCACCTTCCAGCCCTTCCTCGCCGGGGGCTTCGCGGAGGCCCAGGTGGGCCGCGACGACCCAGGGTTCCAGTTCAAGGGGACCGACCGACGCCGCGTGGCCACGGCAGGGCCCGAGGGGGGACTCGGGCTGCGCTTCCTCCGCCCGCTGGCCGCGGGCTTCGAGCTGGTGGGCGACTTCAACTTCAGCCTGGCGTGGATGCCCCACGCTCCCGAGCTCGTCCAGCCCGGGAACACGTGGCTGCCGTCCGCCAGCCTCTCCTTCGGCGTGGGCTTCTGACGCGCCTCACGCGTCCGCGACGCGCAGCACCACCGCGGTGATGTTGTCCTTGCCCCCCGCCTCGTAGGCGTCCGCGACCAGCGCGTCACAGACCTCGCGCGCGGAGGACATCGTCAGGCGCTTCATCAGGCCCTCCACGCCCAGCGGCTCATAGAGCCCGTCCGAGCACAGCAGGAACACATCGCCCGGCTCCGTCTGAAGCCGCTGCACGGTGGGCTCCGCGTTCTCCGTGCCCAGCGCGCGGGTGATGAGGTGGCGCAAGTTGCCCGAGCCTCCCGGCGGCTCCATGCCCGCGTCCCGAAGCTCCTCGATGAGCGAGTGGTCGCGCGTGAGCGACTCCAGCTTTCCGCCACGCAACCGGTACAGGCGGCTGTCGCCCACGTGCGCCACCGCCGCGCCGTGCTCGCTCACCGCCAACGCCACGACGGTGGACGCCATCTCCCGCAGCCGGCCCACGCGCTGCGCCTGGAGGTTGCGCTGCGCCAGGGCCGAGCACGCCGCCAACAGGTTCTCTTCACGGCTGCGGCGAGGGTCCGGCACCGTGGGCCACGTCGAATCCCGGTCCTGCCCCAGGCGCAGGCCAAAGCCCACGAAGGTGTCCACGACACACCGGCTGGCGACTTCTCCCCCCTCTTGTCCGCCCAGCCCATCCGCCACGACGAACAGCCCCAGCTCCGGTGCGACGCAGAACGCATCCTCGTTGTGCGGCCGCCGACCGATGTGGGTCTGTCCCGCGCTGTCCATTCTCATGACTGCCTCCTCGGGCCTCCCACCAGCAAGCGAGAGGCCAGCGTCCTTCCCCCCGACGGACGCAAGGAACGGATACTCCGGTTCTGGGGATTCCTGGGAAGGGACCGCCACGGCGCCGTGACAACCCCCCTCCCCCGTCCACTGGCAGACGCTGCAAGTGCCCTCCACCCGTCAACAGCCCCCAGAACGTGGGGTCACGACCCCACACCTCCGCCTGACACCTGGGCCCCACTCCCCCAGGGGGCGCTTGTCCGCCAGGACGCTCCCGTCAGGGTGCGCGAATGCCATGACAACGAAACGAGGAACCCAGCATGCCCGGGCCTGTTCCCTGGCAACTTCTCCGGTGACGAGGCGACAATTCCGATGCGGCCCGGTGTGCGCGCCGCAGGGAGCCTTTGATGTCGTCCATCCGCCGCATCACCGCGAGCATCTCCAGCGCCATCTCCCGCGCCCGGCTCGACACGAGCCTGGAGTCGGTGTCACCGCTCGCGCCCCGCGAGCCGCTGCAGCCGATCCCCGCGGTGCGGCGTGGCTATGCCGACGAGAGCGAGTTCCAGGCGGAGGTGGATGACCTGGACACGTCGCTCGCAGCGCACGCGCCGATGCTGGCGGGCGTGGACGCCGCGAATGCGGAAGCGCCCGAACACCTGCGCGTGTTCGCCGGCGAGAGCTCCTTCGAAGCGGCTCCGCCGCGGTATTCGCAGCTGCTGGGCTCGCAGCTTCCCGCCGCGCTCGGCGCGCCCCGGGAGCCGGTGAGTGGCGCGGCGCAACGGCCCTCCTTCCGAGGGGGCAGCGCCCAGGACATGGGCAGCGACCTGCTCTCGCCGGAGGCCGCCGCGT is a genomic window of Myxococcus virescens containing:
- a CDS encoding glycosyltransferase family 2 protein — encoded protein: MPVPAVTVLLPARNAEATVARAVRSLLTGTLRDLRVFAVDDGSTDGTREVLTDLAASDSRVEVLDGRGRGLVAALNLALREATSPYVARMDADDEALPKRLEASLTALEAEPGLAGVGTAVELFRDDKPVSPSLQAYATWLSGLTTAERLDRERFIESPLCHPSVCLRRDALVAAGGWQDGDFPEDYALWLELLDRGFGLRNLPEVLLRWRDSDGRMTRTDPRYAVKRFLWTKARYLTRGRGPLADGRPCTVWGAGPSGKTLTHFLHEEGVRVRRYVEVHPRKVGTRIHGIPVISPQELGAPGDGHLLVCVGVRWARAEIREDLIGRGWVEGRDFTCAA
- a CDS encoding RluA family pseudouridine synthase — protein: MKRRTFRVEGALVGKAVARAVADELGLPEPGARGLVEVGAVYVAGKRSRDANARLTAGQVVTVVLEEGGQSPLSEAPPAPELRVLYEDADVIAVDKPAGVSAQPTEGRVGDSLVDLVGAKLGRPAGLVHRLDRETSGVTVFGKTAEATSALAAEFREGRARKRYVAATGPGLPPSGTVDLPLSKDPSRPGRWRATRAANGVPALTDFHTLSSGPAFCVVELLPHTGRTHQLRAHLTALGAPILGDARYGGAARAEGVEAARCLLHAQALELGHPRTGKLLRIEAPVPEDLMRFFLAAGVPAPSGAIRGAE
- a CDS encoding peptidase M3, with product MDRPLHSVRTRLDDFLAELATLNYRQGAGLALDVSPSQLHASFPELSSPDTFAAANEALAKAQSKNEPLTVRRIRLVRELVASHVEDALAARHVEAIASLEAQARLMVDDQTYSFGEALGRIPHESARGRRALLERATGEFLWQNRTRYGDRRDAALHAAEQLGAKNYPALRQDVTGIDFARLAESAATMLARTEDAYRDVLAYVLKKVDPLLRPLPGGEARRHDLQAALQAPWMDGFFRREDAFPAVVRWLGEWGLTPNAGGRIRIDDEARPGKSPRPFVAVVRVPDDIRLVLQPRGGIDGLASLLHEMGHAQHRAHVSDTLPMELRRLGDASVTEAHAAVFERMLLSPEWLKRYLGLPTVAARDTVRLAAFQALTLLRRHAAKLTYELSLTQRGASTERADEYADGQRHALFVEPHPGFFLHDMDPQLYVAHYLRSWALETQLTARLTERFNEDYWRNPAAAAWLKGLYARGGTDDAEGLATETSGTPLALPEAGERLVAILNR
- a CDS encoding DUF2058 family protein, yielding MQNLRDKLLKAGLVTEDQAKKVESKPSQAEARRPGPQEGGRSGGNRPPPRRDDNRTPGGPPRGEGGGRPSGGRDAGRREGGGRPGGGFGGAPRHGGGPQHGRPAAAAAERAIPKLPPMPGSKAYQRAESKRQVELDRALRELVLGSQVPVEAGETAFYFMTRKGKLRRLELSPAQAKQLEEGELGVVERPEPAQIEHSLVPSSAAEQMFALSKKSVRFLNRKENPVGFMNDEELKAQQAAEAAGTAPELPDEPEGGSEASAETAAEASAETASEGEAAPTEPKARSEEAQNG
- a CDS encoding SDR family NAD(P)-dependent oxidoreductase — encoded protein: MTTTSKTVVVTGASRGIGRAVALAFAKAGHDVWALARSTEALESLRQEGGERIRPLAVDVSDEAALVAASQRILTEGAPRVLVNNAGITVSAPLTKTRTEDLARVMAVNVTAPFLLCRELMPAMAQAGGGRVINIGSMAAVRGVKYTSAYCASKHALLGLTRALAVEYAKKQVTVNIVNPGWVETDMFAGATSAISASTGRSEEQAREALASMNAMGRIITPEEVAALCLFLASDAAGGITGTAYAIDGGELG
- a CDS encoding PQQ-binding-like beta-propeller repeat protein, which gives rise to MSGLRSMVLGACLWVGCSSSVEDGAAPTLETPADVTQTPTPGAETPARQEPTPEPQVPPPATSAACSGPDGTARLAWSYDAAWNHTVDFRGTMDGDGHTYWTECESSYWVDKDPSQLACQLVSVTSEGTERYRRDLPPPGAWGVHTVAGGQLFVTGRLALLSARDSATGQERWSVSLGAVKDEDPQAHHGLRIESLVLSPPYLIALVHDTFGDAGAEDLLVAVHAETGAVAWKEPVPPVHAPLVVDTEGNVYGGASDVLEQRTDLFSYAADGQLRWRTQRTGVLEPTAVDGGTLMLGRAELVDAATGAPIATLATASAESFYYSLGRSSSTFGRTAMQADRLLVLPDMRCTTEGCPTTTHPGGTFLYGLDPSSGAVRWHRAVGTWPMSPLLTQRGSLLLVDRPVAETCGEHACTGEDAALGSFLRELDQDGNELSACALLGKAPYITPPALHRGRVVLGAWTNWNANNDWTQRMSIRAFDMTAPDEPASSGWVSAGGGNARSGQTKPTGAAAQARAPGPQAR